From the Musa acuminata AAA Group cultivar baxijiao chromosome BXJ3-1, Cavendish_Baxijiao_AAA, whole genome shotgun sequence genome, the window AGGCTCCGAAGACAAAGTCAGCGGAGCCGTCCGGAACCTCGATCCCTCGATCGCCAGCGGTCGGATCGTTGAGAAGGATGGCGTTGTCCTCGGGGCGAAGCAGGCCACGGCGCCTCAGATCGCCGAGGAGACTAGGGAGGAAGGTAGCGTCGCTGTCGAGGGCCCGCTGGCCTACCGCGACCCCACCAACGTCGCCGAGGCGGAGGATGGCGGCTCGGAGCCAGGTGAAGGAGAAGACGGCGGCGGCAAGAAGCACCGATCGGGCGACCAGGCGGAGAAGGCGGGGCTCCGGCAGGCGGATCACGAGGCGGTCGCCTCCGATTTCGATGGCGCCGCCGAGTTCGAGGCGTCGGATACCGTTCGGCTTCTTCATCGGAGACCTTTCCGTCTTGAGGGTTACGGGATTCCACTTCCCGAGAAATGGGCTGCAAGGAgctagagagaggagagagagagagagagagagagagagaagggcagGGGTGGGTTAGCGGGTGCAGAAGCGGGCAGCGGTGTGGTTACCACCCACAAGAGCAACACGCGTGCTTTGAGAACGGAGGCAGAGGAGCAATAGGTTCTTGGAGCGTAGCGATTCCATCATGCGTTTGTGCCGTTCAAACAGATGGACGGTGGAGATGCCAGCGATCAGCTCAACGTCTCGGCCTCCCCGGTGGACCGAACCCAGAAGGTAATGTTTCCAACCCAAAACCCTTCGAATCTTAAGAATTGCTCATGCAAGTAATTGGGAGCTTCCGAGGGGTAGAGAGAATGCAGAACGATGGAAGAGGGCGGAGATAGAGTGGTATGAGAGATGCATGCGTTCTTAAATATAGTGGAACGAAGATAATATATTAGTTTCGTtggtataatatattatttttagaagATTGTTGTTATGTACATATAAGAACAGTATGGTTTTGGGAGATTATTTTTAGAAGGGTTTAAGGATCGTTTGTTACGGTAAGCCTGTTAAGACAGGTTGGACAGTAACAAATTAATAGCGTCTAATGCGTGTCTAATTCGCTAATCTTATGAGATCGGGTGACAACTAATcagtaaaaattatatataaataatattagttcttttatcatatatatatatatatattaacttttTAGAAGGTAAGTTTCGTAATGACTTTTTACCTTTTCGAAATATTAGTTGAAATAATATCATAAAACATAGTTAACAAACATCGACAGTTGTTTATATATCTTAATAATATCTTAGCTCATCAATGTAAGATTGCTACATTGATGAGCCAATCTCAATGGACTTTATGCATGTTCGATTTGGGCTCTCTTGGCTTAATAAGGTTCAATGTCGGGTAGGGCCTAACCTAAGAAAGCCCAACCAAATACTGAATTGGAGTCGTCCAGCCACTTGATGGGAATTAATCTACGAGGATACTGAATCCTAATGGCAGTGGACAAGAGGGTTTATTTCTGAAATTTATAGAAAAAATGGACTATAGATTTGTGAACGTTAAGTTCATGttatattattattcttttaactTACGCTAATGTAATTGCTAAAATGCCTTTAATGAGTTATTGTGATTATTAATTTCTTTTAGAATTGATGCTTTAAAAAACACTTCAAAAAATGATGAAGAGAATGGATAGATATGTTGCTCGGTGTTACGCGCTATATCGGATTTGAAGTTTACAGTTTTGTTCTTTGTGAGTTTCAAAAAGCATAACCTAGAGAAGTTATGAATTATTGATTctcatatttcttaaccaatgtaGGATTAAATGATCTTATAAGTTAGAATAGTATATCTTTTAAcagtatatataataaataaattatttggaAACAATTGCATACAGTTGGGTGTCTGTCAAATTCGATATCAGTAAAGATGGTGGCAAACAATTGCATACAGTTCACATGTTCAAAATCTAACTTCATATAAATAACTCGTATAAATCATAAAAGTATTTTAAAGTTCGATGGAGAATTTGTTTATATTTGTTTAGGCTTAGGGATGAGACCAATTTTCCAGGTTGCGCCAGAAAACCTATACGATTCCTAGGGACAGTCTACCCGACTGTTCTACCTGCCAGGAGACTGGCAATGGGGGCGGTCTTCGGGGACCCATGCCTTGGGTAGTCCTATCAATACGCAGGGGTCTTGGTAGGAAAAGCACGTTCGTCACTTCTGAGCAATAATTATTCCACGTCTTAAATTTCACTCCTCAAACGTAACTATTAGAGAAGTAACGTGGGTGACACGTGCGGAGACGTGTTCGTGTAAGACTTCCCGGGGAAAATTatgttttagataaaaatgataaataaaaccaACCCCTGCGATGATGAGCAAATTTAGGAGGGCATAGAGTCGTGAAAGACATTAATTCTCTCCCCATTAAACTTTACTAGGGCAAGATGGAGGCCGATGCCACCTCGTCCACCGCTCCGGCGAGGCTGAGGCGCCCCCGCGTGCCGGCCACGGACGAGGACCAGTTCCGCGTGAAGCGGCGGGCCCTTGAGGTGGTACTCGAGAACTGCAAGAGAGCGCTGGAATTGTTGGAGAACGCAGCCCCTGATTGCGATCCCAACGACGAGGGCGAAGCACGGGAGGCGGCGGTAGCGGCTGGTGAGGTGGAGGGATCGCCACCGCGATCTCAATCTGCAGCAGATCCCGATGCCAATGCCTATGCCTATGCCGATGACGATGAGGTACGGGTGGGACCTGTTCGGATTCTTACTGACTTTTGATTGGATCCCGTTTATAAATCATAGTTGTTGAGATGGACGATCGAATAGGGGAATGCTGCTGTAATCTTAGCTGTttagattgtaaattttgcacaATGATGGCgaaatttctttttcattttgtgTTGAATGTCTAATCACTTCTTTTTGTATATAGGAATGATGTCAGTTTATTGTTCGTCATCGTGCTTGCACTTACTGCTGCAGTGGGTTACCGTTCGTTAGATTTGTGTGTCCACTGACGAATATAAAGTTGGGATTCATACAAAATAACACTGGAGAATTTGGAGCTTGTCGATCAAAGTTCATAAGTTTTAGGCGACTTTGCGAATTTAACTGACTTGTTACGAGGGAAACGTGCACAAGCATGTTCATCTTCTTTGTATATGGCCAATCTATTAATTTTGAAATGGGATCATTTGTATAGTCCTGTCGAAGGCATTACTTGAACTTTAAAAGCCAAGAGCACAAAATCAGCTTTTAATCTTCTGTGGTTCTTTGTTGATGCTTGCTCTGCAACTTGGGATGTTACATAAACATTAGATATCTTTTTTTTCCCAAGAGAAAAACATGAGATATCTTAGACCATTTTGTTCTTTACATGTCCTCGATGCTCATATATAATGGTGACAGAATGATGTCACAATCTGTTTACTTATAGAGGTAGacttttttatataatataatttgatcCACAAAAGCTTGTGTTATCTAGTTAGTTTTATTTTAGATGGGTATTTGTATATCAGTTTGATGCCATGTTTGCATTATTACATGCCTACACATCATTGATCCCTTATTTTGTTGGTTAATTTGATAAATTCAACTCTTCGGTGGTTTGCAAAATCACCCACCATGAAAAGTTACATGATTCCCTTTTCTGATGCCGAATAAATGATAATAAGGTGTTACAAACGTTAAATGTGTGCCGTTTATCTAATATATGCAGAAACAACTATGCAACTATGACAAGACAACtttgtaatttgatgatttgTTAGTATGTGCTTTGCAGGTGCCAGTTTGTAGTACATTGTATCTTTATGTGATATTCTGTTCCATGCCAATTTGTTGTGTTAACAATTTTTTGGCAGTAATCAATGTACAGttgggaaaaataaaaataaattcccACGGGTATGGTGAATGTCTAAGTATTGACTCATCTTTCATACCATATGGTTGATGCAAGTTATGTGCTCTTATAGTGATAGTGTTCTTTATTGTTTCATCATTTTTGTCTATGAAAAAGCATGCTGGGATGAATCCATCACCCTATTTTGCCAAAGTGCAAGAACATGAATTTGTGAGATACCACTAAAGGAACTTTATTGATTACTGTCACtgataaaaaatattgttactgcATCAAAGTTTGAATATGAACTTCTAAGGATTCTGAAGGATTATGGCCTTTGTAGTGATTTATTGCTGTCCATGATACCATAATGTTGCTGTTATTTTAAGTGGCATTGGCAATTGAGAGCATGTAGAATGTTCTTAACATGTCACCGTCTGGTGAACAATTGATGTGGCTGTTTTCATTTACTCTTGCAGCTTTTGActgccaagtgcaatctgatagcTTTATTTTTATAGTGATTTGATGAGTGTAATTTTGGTAGTTTGTCTTTTGTCTTGCAGCTATGTGCACTTCTCAAGTTGAAAGTTGAATCACCAGACTTCCTTGAAAAGCTTGGAAGCATCCAGACATCTATTTGCAATAATGTTCATGGTGAGCTATCTTGTATTGATCTGTGCTTTCAGTGAATTTCTAGCTTATAAGTTTCTACATCTGGCATCCTGAAAGATTCCTCTCCTAAGGGAACAAAATTTATTTTGTACATGCCAGTACCTATGAATGATGCCAAAAGATATCTTCTCTTTATAGCAGATGATGATTCATCTTGGGATGTGATTACCGCCGCAGACTTGCGGGAAGATAGGCCTGTTGATGGAGGGAACGACTCAGACCAAGATGATTATGTTCTTGTCAGGCAAGAGGACATTGTGGATGGCATAGCATCCTTCATGGCTGCCTACCTACTAGCACTAAAGCAAACTAAAGTATGTAGATTGCCATCTTATAAAAGACTGTCCCCTGCGTATTTGCTTTGCaatatttgtcttttttttttctctgtttgTACATCTTCGTGTTATGAaaaaagcatgattttaagatCATGTGTGGAAACTTTTTGTATATAATTACTTAGCTAAAACTTCTTATGAATGCATATACAGTTGCGTAAATTGGAAATGTTGTGGCCATGGTTAGTCTAATTTGTTCATTGTGGATGCTTTACTCTTTCTTGATTTTGTCAAAGTAATTGTCTTAACTCTT encodes:
- the LOC103991650 gene encoding uncharacterized protein LOC103991650 isoform X4 produces the protein MDGGDASDQLNVSASPVDRTQKGKMEADATSSTAPARLRRPRVPATDEDQFRVKRRALEVVLENCKRALELLENAAPDCDPNDEGEAREAAVAAGEVEGSPPRSQSAADPDANAYAYADDDELCALLKLKVESPDFLEKLGSIQTSICNNVHDDDSSWDVITAADLREDRPVDGGNDSDQDDYVLVRQEDIVDGIASFMAAYLLALKQTKELTPNQLQDALCKTFSGKKKKSKLQKAWDGSKVIYNVASWGATAIGIYQNPAIIRAASVAFWSSCRVISKLF
- the LOC103991650 gene encoding uncharacterized protein LOC103991650 isoform X3 translates to MDGGDASDQLNVSASPVDRTQKGKMEADATSSTAPARLRRPRVPATDEDQFRVKRRALEVVLENCKRALELLENAAPDCDPNDEGEAREAAVAAGEVEGSPPRSQSAADPDANAYAYADDDELCALLKLKVESPDFLEKLGSIQTSICNNVHADDDSSWDVITAADLREDRPVDGGNDSDQDDYVLVRQEDIVDGIASFMAAYLLALKQTKELTPNQLQDALCKTFSGKKKKSKLQKAWDGSKVIYNVASWGATAIGIYQNPAIIRAASVAFWSSCRVISKLF
- the LOC103991650 gene encoding uncharacterized protein LOC103991650 isoform X2, translated to MDGGDASDQLNVSASPVDRTQKGKMEADATSSTAPARLRRPRVPATDEDQFRVKRRALEVVLENCKRALELLENAAPDCDPNDEGEAREAAVAAGEVEGSPPRSQSAADPDANAYAYADDDELCALLKLKVESPDFLEKLGSIQTSICNNVHDDDSSWDVITAADLREDRPVDGGNDSDQDDYVLVRQEDIVDGIASFMAAYLLALKQTKDFILQELTPNQLQDALCKTFSGKKKKSKLQKAWDGSKVIYNVASWGATAIGIYQNPAIIRAASVAFWSSCRVISKLF
- the LOC103991650 gene encoding uncharacterized protein LOC103991650 isoform X1 is translated as MDGGDASDQLNVSASPVDRTQKGKMEADATSSTAPARLRRPRVPATDEDQFRVKRRALEVVLENCKRALELLENAAPDCDPNDEGEAREAAVAAGEVEGSPPRSQSAADPDANAYAYADDDELCALLKLKVESPDFLEKLGSIQTSICNNVHADDDSSWDVITAADLREDRPVDGGNDSDQDDYVLVRQEDIVDGIASFMAAYLLALKQTKDFILQELTPNQLQDALCKTFSGKKKKSKLQKAWDGSKVIYNVASWGATAIGIYQNPAIIRAASVAFWSSCRVISKLF